One Manihot esculenta cultivar AM560-2 chromosome 6, M.esculenta_v8, whole genome shotgun sequence DNA segment encodes these proteins:
- the LOC110618230 gene encoding protein LTO1 homolog — protein MESHSQSESQSNSIQDIFESSLNLEDTHYGEGYSHGVVAGKEEARQVGLKTGFEVGEELGFYRGCVDVWNSAIRIDPTALSTRVQKSIKQMEELIEKYPRLDPEDESVEEIMDSYEYKCVLVPY, from the coding sequence ATGGAGTCTCATTCTCAGTCTGAGTCTCAGTCTAACTCCATCCAAGATATCTTCGAATCCTCGCTAAATCTAGAGGATACCCATTACGGTGAAGGCTATAGTCATGGTGTAGTTGCAGGAAAAGAGGAAGCTCGACAAGTGGGCCTCAAGACTGGTTTCGAGGTCGGCGAGGAACTTGGCTTCTATCGGGGCTGTGTCGATGTTTGGAACTCTGCCATTCGGATTGACCCGACTGCATTATCGACCCGGGTTCAGAAATCCATCAAGCAAATGGAAGAGTTGATTGAGAAATACCCGCGGTTGGATCCGGAGGATGAGAGTGTGGAGGAGATTATGGATAGTTATGAGTATAAATGCGTACTTGTACCATATTGA